One Paenarthrobacter aurescens TC1 DNA window includes the following coding sequences:
- the ilvD gene encoding dihydroxy-acid dehydratase (identified by match to protein family HMM PF00920; match to protein family HMM TIGR00110): MQQRRQSPGRHRLWTMSDTTQIATDSTPDIKPRSRVVTDGIHAAPARGMFRAVGMGDDDFAKPQIGVASSWNEITPCNLSLNRLAQGAKEGVHAGGGFPMQFGTISVSDGISMGHEGMHFSLVSREVIADSVETVMQAERIDGSVLLAGCDKSLPGMLMAAARLDLASVFLYAGSIMPGWVKLEDGSEKEVTLIDAFEAVGACAAGKMSMEDLTRIEKAICPGEGACGGMYTANTMACIGEALGMSLPGSAAPPSADRRRDDFARKSGEAVVNLLRLGITARDIMTKKAFENAIAVTMAFGGSTNAVLHLLAIAREAEVELTLDDFNRIGDKIPHLGDLKPFGRYVMTDVDKIGGVPVIMKALLDAGLLHGDCLTVTGKTLAENLASINPPDLDGKILRALDNPIHKTGGITILHGSMAPEGAVVKSAGFDADVFEGTARVFEREQGALSALDNGEINKGDVVVIRYEGPKGGPGMREMLAITGAIKGAGLGKDVLLLTDGRFSGGTTGLCIGHVAPEAVDGGPIAFVKDGDRIRVDIAARSFDLLVDEAELEARKEGWKPLPAKFTKGVLAKYAKLVHSASTGAYCG; the protein is encoded by the coding sequence GTGCAACAGCGTCGGCAGTCGCCCGGTAGACATAGACTTTGGACCATGAGTGACACCACCCAGATTGCGACAGACAGCACGCCGGACATTAAACCCCGCAGCCGGGTGGTGACAGACGGCATTCACGCGGCGCCTGCCCGCGGCATGTTCCGTGCGGTGGGCATGGGCGACGACGACTTTGCCAAACCCCAAATCGGTGTTGCCAGCTCGTGGAATGAAATTACCCCTTGCAATCTTTCCCTGAATCGCCTCGCACAAGGCGCCAAGGAAGGCGTCCATGCCGGCGGCGGCTTCCCGATGCAGTTCGGCACGATCTCCGTTTCGGATGGTATTTCCATGGGCCACGAGGGCATGCACTTCTCCCTGGTCTCCCGCGAAGTCATCGCCGACTCTGTGGAAACAGTGATGCAGGCCGAGCGCATTGACGGCTCGGTGCTCCTGGCCGGCTGTGACAAGTCCCTTCCGGGCATGCTCATGGCTGCTGCCCGCTTGGACCTCGCATCCGTCTTCCTCTACGCCGGCTCCATCATGCCGGGCTGGGTCAAGCTGGAGGACGGCTCGGAGAAGGAAGTCACCCTCATTGATGCCTTCGAGGCCGTGGGTGCCTGCGCCGCCGGCAAAATGAGCATGGAAGACCTCACAAGGATCGAAAAGGCCATCTGTCCCGGCGAAGGCGCCTGCGGCGGTATGTACACGGCCAACACCATGGCGTGCATCGGCGAGGCCTTGGGCATGTCCCTCCCGGGTTCAGCCGCCCCGCCGTCGGCAGACCGCCGTCGTGATGATTTCGCACGCAAGTCCGGCGAAGCCGTAGTAAACCTGCTGCGCCTGGGCATCACGGCCCGCGACATCATGACCAAAAAGGCGTTCGAGAATGCCATTGCCGTCACCATGGCCTTCGGCGGTTCCACCAACGCCGTGCTGCACTTGCTCGCGATCGCCCGGGAAGCCGAAGTAGAGCTGACGCTGGACGACTTCAATCGCATCGGCGACAAAATTCCGCACCTTGGGGACCTCAAGCCCTTCGGCCGTTATGTGATGACCGACGTTGACAAGATCGGCGGCGTGCCGGTCATCATGAAGGCACTGCTCGACGCCGGACTACTGCACGGCGACTGCCTCACCGTTACCGGCAAGACGCTCGCGGAAAACCTCGCCTCGATCAACCCGCCGGACCTTGACGGCAAAATCCTCCGTGCGCTGGACAACCCGATCCACAAGACCGGTGGCATCACCATCCTCCACGGCTCTATGGCTCCGGAAGGAGCGGTAGTGAAGAGTGCCGGTTTTGATGCTGACGTCTTTGAAGGAACTGCACGCGTTTTCGAACGCGAGCAGGGCGCCCTCAGCGCGTTGGACAACGGCGAAATCAACAAGGGAGACGTAGTGGTCATCCGCTATGAAGGCCCCAAGGGCGGTCCCGGCATGCGGGAAATGTTGGCCATCACCGGCGCCATCAAGGGAGCGGGACTCGGCAAGGATGTCCTCCTTCTCACGGATGGCCGGTTCTCGGGTGGCACAACGGGTCTGTGCATCGGCCACGTTGCGCCTGAAGCCGTGGATGGTGGCCCCATCGCGTTCGTGAAGGACGGTGACCGCATCCGTGTAGACATCGCCGCTCGCTCCTTCGACCTCCTGGTGGACGAAGCCGAGCTCGAAGCCCGCAAAGAGGGCTGGAAGCCACTGCCCGCCAAGTTCACCAAGGGTGTTCTTGCCAAGTACGCCAAGCTTGTCCACAGCGCCTCCACCGGAGCGTACTGCGGATAA
- the ilvN gene encoding acetolactate synthase, small subunit (identified by match to protein family HMM PF01842; match to protein family HMM TIGR00119) gives MSRHTLSVLVEDKPGVLTRVASLFARRAFNINSLAVGPTEVPGMSRMTVVVDADGDLIEQVTKQLNKLVNVIKIVELTSESSVQRDHILVKVRADAATRLQVTQAADLFRAAVVDVSTDSLVIEATGTPEKLAALLSVLEPFGIREIVQSGTLAVGRGSRSMSDRALRSA, from the coding sequence ATGAGCCGTCACACACTGTCCGTTCTGGTAGAAGACAAGCCCGGCGTGCTGACCCGCGTGGCCAGCCTCTTCGCCCGGCGCGCGTTCAACATCAATTCCCTGGCTGTGGGACCCACCGAGGTTCCAGGCATGTCCCGCATGACGGTGGTCGTCGACGCCGACGGCGACCTCATCGAGCAGGTCACCAAGCAGCTCAACAAGTTGGTCAACGTCATCAAGATCGTTGAGCTGACTTCAGAATCTTCCGTACAACGTGACCACATCCTGGTCAAAGTACGTGCGGATGCCGCGACACGTCTGCAGGTTACCCAGGCTGCAGACCTGTTCCGTGCCGCGGTCGTCGACGTGTCCACAGACTCGTTGGTGATTGAGGCAACCGGTACCCCCGAGAAGCTCGCTGCACTGCTCTCAGTGCTCGAGCCGTTCGGCATCCGTGAAATCGTGCAGTCCGGCACCTTGGCCGTTGGACGGGGATCCCGCTCCATGAGTGACAGGGCGCTCCGCTCCGCGTGA
- the ilvB gene encoding acetolactate synthase, large subunit, biosynthetic type (identified by match to protein family HMM PF00205; match to protein family HMM PF02775; match to protein family HMM PF02776; match to protein family HMM TIGR00118), producing MSKGSPISPSLMAAKSAGAHKAPEKIDRTAEAVVVDAAAPLSPVLGPNTVVPPTVMSGSQAIVRSLEELGVDDIFGLPGGAILPTYDPLMASSMNHILVRHEQGAGHAAQGYAMVTGRVGVCIATSGPGATNLVTAIMDAHMDSVPMVAITGQVSSGVIGTDAFQEADIVGITMPITKHSFLVTDPNDIPHVMAEAFHLASTGRPGPVLVDIAKDAQVGQMTFSWPPKVDLPGYRPVVRGHNKQVREAAKLIAASSKPVLYVGGGVVKGHASAELMELALATGAPVVTTLMARGAFPDSHPQHVGMPGMHGSVSAVTALQQADLLITLGARFDDRVTGVLKTFAPFAKVIHADIDPAEISKNRTADVPIVGSVKEIIPELTEAVKTQFELSGTPDLDSWWAFLGNLRDTYPLGWTEPEDGLTAPQRVIKRIGELTGPEGIYVAGVGQHQMWAAQFIKYERPHAWLNSGGAGTMGYSVPAAMGAKVGEPDRVVWAIDGDGCFQMTNQELATCAINNIPIKVAIINNSSLGMVRQWQTLFYEGRYSNTDLNTGHDTIRIPDFVKLADAYGCAALRCERDEDIDATIQKALEINDRPVVIDFVVSPNSMVWPMVPSGVSNDQIQVARNMTPEWEEED from the coding sequence ATGAGCAAAGGATCGCCGATCAGCCCCTCGCTGATGGCTGCAAAGTCCGCTGGAGCCCACAAAGCTCCGGAAAAGATCGACCGTACGGCCGAGGCCGTCGTGGTCGACGCTGCTGCACCTCTCTCTCCTGTACTTGGGCCGAACACCGTTGTACCCCCAACGGTGATGTCCGGCTCGCAAGCAATTGTCCGGTCGCTCGAAGAACTCGGCGTGGACGATATTTTCGGTTTGCCCGGTGGCGCGATCCTGCCCACCTACGACCCCTTGATGGCCTCCAGCATGAATCACATCCTGGTCCGTCACGAACAGGGAGCCGGCCACGCCGCGCAAGGCTACGCCATGGTTACCGGACGGGTTGGCGTTTGCATCGCCACCTCGGGACCCGGTGCCACCAACCTCGTTACCGCCATCATGGACGCCCACATGGACTCCGTGCCGATGGTGGCCATCACCGGCCAGGTCTCCAGTGGAGTCATCGGCACCGATGCCTTCCAGGAAGCGGACATCGTGGGGATCACGATGCCCATCACCAAGCACTCGTTCCTGGTGACTGACCCCAACGACATCCCGCACGTCATGGCAGAGGCTTTCCACCTCGCGTCCACGGGCCGCCCGGGACCTGTCCTGGTGGATATCGCCAAGGACGCCCAGGTTGGCCAGATGACTTTCTCCTGGCCGCCGAAGGTGGACTTGCCGGGCTACCGTCCCGTGGTGCGTGGCCACAACAAGCAGGTCCGCGAAGCTGCCAAGCTGATCGCTGCTTCCAGCAAGCCGGTCCTCTACGTAGGCGGCGGTGTGGTCAAGGGCCATGCTTCTGCAGAGCTCATGGAGCTCGCGCTTGCTACCGGCGCTCCCGTGGTCACTACCTTGATGGCCCGCGGTGCCTTCCCGGATTCCCACCCACAGCATGTAGGCATGCCCGGCATGCACGGTTCCGTCTCCGCCGTCACTGCCCTCCAGCAGGCCGACCTCCTGATCACTCTCGGTGCAAGGTTTGATGACCGCGTCACCGGCGTGCTGAAGACCTTTGCCCCGTTTGCCAAGGTCATTCACGCTGACATCGACCCCGCGGAAATCTCCAAGAACCGCACTGCCGATGTTCCGATCGTTGGCTCGGTCAAGGAAATCATTCCGGAACTTACCGAGGCCGTGAAGACTCAGTTCGAACTGAGCGGGACCCCGGACCTGGATTCGTGGTGGGCCTTCCTGGGCAACCTCCGCGACACGTACCCGCTGGGTTGGACGGAGCCCGAGGACGGTCTCACTGCCCCGCAGCGCGTGATCAAACGCATCGGCGAACTCACCGGTCCGGAAGGCATCTACGTAGCCGGAGTGGGCCAGCACCAGATGTGGGCCGCCCAGTTCATCAAGTACGAAAGGCCTCACGCCTGGCTGAACTCAGGTGGCGCAGGAACCATGGGATACTCGGTTCCGGCAGCCATGGGCGCCAAGGTCGGTGAACCGGACCGCGTGGTCTGGGCCATCGACGGTGACGGCTGCTTCCAAATGACCAATCAGGAACTGGCCACGTGTGCCATCAACAACATCCCGATCAAGGTCGCCATCATCAACAACTCCTCACTGGGCATGGTCCGCCAATGGCAGACCCTGTTCTACGAGGGCCGTTACTCCAACACGGATCTGAACACAGGCCACGACACCATCCGGATTCCGGACTTCGTGAAGCTGGCCGACGCCTACGGCTGCGCAGCACTTCGTTGTGAGCGCGACGAAGACATTGACGCCACCATCCAGAAGGCGCTCGAAATCAATGACCGCCCCGTGGTTATCGACTTCGTCGTCAGCCCCAACTCGATGGTGTGGCCGATGGTGCCTTCAGGCGTCAGCAACGACCAGATCCAGGTTGCCCGCAACATGACCCCGGAATGGGAAGAGGAGGACTAG
- a CDS encoding putative permease domain protein (identified by match to protein family HMM PF02687), which translates to MHVCAPAIKVSGSPMNAVQRFIRSRVLLLTAAILIVAMCLSVLVQSQSQAALNRTVDENSRGLYDILVQAKPDQSQDGDGGALIQPEIANGQGGISFEQLEKIRTMGQTAVAAPISLVSRVSQNLEAPRLNAMDYLGYNAGLAGAMTAGDPSAMDSGKWPAPESVLPDSPKKYRLTASATSSDGVNQQTLFKTSAEGTLGKGRLIQEQTAGGSNVRIAGPEGETGVKFPAPALGSEHNLFNLSVALPLAPEVTESVVAVDPAAERALLGSAGDFLAPLEKAPPADARDAGAIGRHFESLFTTGLSMDQLEEGPDFLGVKLKYWAPLMTQYQQAKRDGLLTDDSQAIPLIVRSGTSLDLQYSVKIEELDASGKVVNEVGTVTRSLDKDYLPFVSKSPFALEWPGSTDYSKLLGSTASFSQGLYNPATWSTAFAAAPQYQDGDEAANGASEKSATPGDWVTVNRLPEKSSFGAAVDQTQRKPVDERSYREDLETGKKPATPLPMVYGTFDPADVQAAAGDVNKLPLGGYDPTPMTLTKDAEGKDVEGTQLKPSLSATGLVSQSAGAITDYYGLAAARGYDSNADVIDAVRVKASATGNWKTAQPEVEKLATQIRELGLEATVVAGSAREDANIFVPGYSKDDAGKESPLGTVQQSWVRQDAADAVTGSLTGTNITLLFLTLLGATLLTGASTVSYIRQRRSEAGILRAMGWTQKRIRSWVLEEFAVGAAALAAAGIILSLLSWNIATVIVSVTMLVIYSGAALLAAQQLRHRVVIDQEPQHDERLVTVDSPLTFANRQLTTNRFNSISLAVAVGVFGAAVGALIALLIDIPRAAGASALSGLAAASIALPSVILAVFGVVVGLLLTLVTGRFELHAKREYLGTLRAMGWNPDMLGQVRFFENALVGTVALPLGVLGALGLGLLLAPYAALWAGLAGLLAVICWIPIATKVVK; encoded by the coding sequence GTGCATGTGTGCGCGCCCGCAATCAAGGTCTCAGGGAGCCCAATGAACGCCGTCCAAAGGTTCATCAGAAGCCGTGTGCTGCTGCTGACCGCGGCCATTTTGATCGTCGCAATGTGCTTGTCCGTCCTCGTCCAGAGCCAGTCGCAGGCTGCTCTGAACAGGACAGTGGACGAGAACTCGCGGGGACTCTACGACATCCTGGTCCAGGCCAAACCTGACCAATCACAAGATGGCGACGGCGGCGCATTGATCCAGCCGGAAATCGCGAACGGCCAAGGCGGAATCAGCTTTGAGCAGTTGGAGAAGATCCGGACCATGGGCCAAACGGCTGTGGCCGCACCCATCAGCCTTGTCTCGCGTGTGTCGCAGAACCTTGAGGCTCCGCGCCTCAATGCCATGGACTACCTGGGCTACAATGCGGGGCTTGCTGGCGCCATGACTGCGGGGGACCCCTCCGCCATGGATTCGGGCAAATGGCCTGCCCCGGAATCCGTGCTGCCCGATTCCCCCAAGAAGTACCGTCTCACAGCCTCCGCCACGAGCTCGGATGGCGTGAACCAACAAACTCTTTTCAAAACCAGCGCTGAAGGCACTTTGGGCAAGGGCCGCCTGATCCAGGAGCAGACTGCGGGCGGCTCCAACGTCCGGATCGCGGGTCCCGAAGGCGAGACCGGCGTCAAGTTCCCTGCCCCCGCCTTGGGCTCGGAGCACAACCTCTTCAACCTCTCCGTAGCGCTTCCCCTGGCGCCAGAGGTGACAGAGTCCGTCGTCGCCGTCGACCCTGCCGCGGAGCGGGCATTGCTGGGGTCCGCAGGAGATTTCCTGGCACCGCTGGAGAAGGCCCCGCCGGCAGATGCGCGTGACGCGGGCGCCATCGGACGTCACTTCGAGAGTCTCTTCACCACCGGCCTCAGCATGGACCAGTTGGAAGAAGGGCCGGATTTCCTGGGCGTCAAGCTCAAGTACTGGGCCCCGCTGATGACCCAGTACCAGCAAGCCAAGCGCGACGGCCTGCTGACTGATGACTCACAGGCCATCCCGCTGATTGTCCGTTCCGGAACCTCCCTTGACCTGCAGTACTCGGTCAAAATCGAGGAACTTGATGCAAGCGGCAAGGTGGTCAATGAGGTGGGCACCGTAACGCGGTCCCTGGACAAGGATTACCTTCCGTTCGTGTCCAAGTCCCCGTTTGCCCTTGAATGGCCGGGATCCACTGATTACAGCAAACTGCTGGGCAGCACTGCCTCCTTCAGCCAGGGTTTGTACAACCCGGCCACCTGGAGCACTGCGTTTGCCGCCGCTCCGCAGTACCAGGACGGTGACGAAGCCGCCAACGGAGCATCGGAAAAGAGCGCCACACCGGGGGACTGGGTAACAGTCAACCGTCTGCCTGAGAAGTCGTCCTTCGGGGCTGCCGTGGACCAGACGCAGCGTAAGCCGGTTGACGAGCGTTCGTACCGTGAAGACCTGGAAACGGGCAAGAAGCCGGCCACGCCGCTGCCCATGGTGTACGGCACTTTTGACCCTGCAGATGTCCAGGCAGCGGCCGGGGATGTCAACAAGCTGCCCCTGGGTGGCTACGACCCCACTCCCATGACCCTGACAAAAGACGCTGAGGGCAAAGACGTTGAGGGCACGCAACTGAAGCCCTCGCTGAGTGCTACAGGTCTGGTCAGCCAGTCCGCCGGCGCCATCACCGATTACTACGGTCTTGCAGCCGCGCGTGGATACGACAGCAACGCGGATGTCATTGACGCCGTACGGGTCAAGGCGTCAGCTACCGGTAATTGGAAGACGGCACAGCCCGAGGTAGAGAAACTGGCCACGCAAATCCGTGAACTCGGCCTTGAGGCAACTGTTGTGGCTGGTTCCGCCCGTGAAGACGCCAATATTTTCGTCCCCGGTTACAGCAAGGACGACGCCGGCAAGGAGTCACCGCTGGGCACCGTCCAGCAGTCGTGGGTGCGCCAGGACGCGGCCGACGCCGTCACAGGATCCCTCACCGGAACCAACATCACCCTGCTGTTCCTGACACTGCTGGGTGCAACGCTCCTGACGGGTGCTTCCACCGTGAGTTACATCCGCCAACGCAGGAGCGAAGCCGGAATCCTCAGGGCCATGGGTTGGACGCAGAAACGCATCCGTTCCTGGGTCTTGGAGGAGTTTGCCGTGGGCGCCGCAGCCCTCGCGGCCGCCGGTATTATCCTCAGCCTGCTGAGTTGGAATATCGCCACGGTAATCGTCTCCGTGACCATGCTTGTCATCTATTCCGGCGCGGCACTGCTGGCTGCCCAGCAGTTGCGCCACCGAGTGGTGATTGATCAGGAACCGCAGCACGATGAGCGCCTGGTGACCGTGGACTCGCCCCTGACGTTCGCCAACAGGCAGCTCACCACCAACCGCTTCAACTCGATCTCCCTTGCCGTGGCTGTCGGCGTGTTCGGCGCAGCGGTGGGCGCCCTGATCGCACTCCTGATCGACATCCCCCGAGCAGCCGGCGCCAGTGCTTTGAGTGGTCTGGCCGCTGCCAGCATCGCCTTGCCGAGCGTCATCCTCGCGGTCTTCGGTGTGGTTGTTGGCCTCCTCTTGACCTTGGTCACCGGCCGCTTCGAGCTCCACGCCAAGCGGGAGTACCTCGGTACATTGCGTGCCATGGGCTGGAACCCGGACATGCTTGGCCAGGTCCGCTTCTTTGAGAACGCACTTGTGGGCACCGTGGCACTTCCCCTGGGTGTCCTTGGTGCCCTGGGGCTGGGATTGCTCCTGGCTCCCTACGCGGCTCTTTGGGCCGGGCTGGCCGGACTGTTGGCCGTAATTTGCTGGATTCCGATTGCAACGAAAGTAGTCAAATGA
- the serA gene encoding D-3-phosphoglycerate dehydrogenase (identified by match to protein family HMM PF00389; match to protein family HMM PF01842; match to protein family HMM PF02826; match to protein family HMM TIGR01327), which yields MSKVRCHPVSASKPVVLLAEELSPATVEALGPDFEIRQTDGADRSQLLSAIADVDAILVRSATQVDAEAIAAAKNLKVIARAGVGLDNVDIKSATQAGVMVVNAPTSNIVSAAELTVGHILSLARHIPQASSALKNGEWKRSKYTGIELFEKKIGIIGLGRIGALVAARLQGFETEILAYDPYITAARAAQLGVKLVTLDELLENSDFITIHMPKTPETVGMLGADAFRKMKESAYVINVARGGLVDEEALYTALKEGQIAGAGVDVFVKEPSTDLPFFEFDNVVVTPHLGASTDEAQEKAGVSVAKSVRLALAGELVPDAVNVAGGVIAPDVRPGIPLIEKLGRIFTALTHASLTQIDVEVAGEIAALDVKVLELAALKGVFADVVTEQVSYVNAPVIAEQRGINTRLITTPDAEDYRNVLTIRGALSDGSQISVAGTLTGPKQVEKLVGVNGYDVEIPISEHLVVVAYADRPGVIGTIGHILGMNNINIGGMQVARQTEGGQVLALLTIDSSVPQQVLEAIKAGIGAEMVREVDLED from the coding sequence TTGTCCAAAGTAAGGTGCCACCCCGTGTCAGCCAGCAAACCCGTCGTCCTCCTCGCCGAGGAACTTTCGCCCGCCACAGTCGAGGCACTGGGCCCGGACTTTGAAATCCGACAGACCGACGGCGCCGACCGTTCCCAGCTGCTGTCCGCCATTGCCGACGTCGACGCCATCCTGGTCCGTTCGGCTACACAGGTGGATGCCGAAGCCATCGCTGCGGCTAAAAACCTCAAGGTCATCGCCCGTGCAGGCGTGGGTCTGGACAACGTGGACATCAAGTCTGCGACGCAGGCAGGCGTCATGGTGGTCAACGCGCCGACGTCCAACATCGTCTCTGCCGCAGAGCTCACCGTGGGCCACATCCTGAGCCTCGCGCGCCACATCCCGCAGGCCAGTTCCGCGCTGAAGAACGGCGAATGGAAGCGCTCAAAGTACACCGGCATTGAACTCTTCGAGAAGAAGATCGGAATCATCGGCCTGGGCCGCATCGGCGCCTTGGTGGCAGCACGCCTGCAGGGCTTCGAGACCGAGATCCTCGCCTACGACCCCTACATCACGGCTGCCCGTGCAGCCCAGTTGGGCGTCAAGCTGGTCACCCTGGATGAACTTCTGGAAAATTCCGACTTCATCACCATCCACATGCCCAAGACGCCGGAGACGGTGGGAATGCTGGGTGCTGACGCCTTCCGCAAGATGAAGGAATCGGCATATGTCATCAATGTGGCACGTGGTGGCCTTGTGGACGAGGAAGCCCTCTACACGGCTCTGAAGGAAGGTCAGATTGCCGGCGCCGGCGTGGACGTCTTCGTCAAGGAGCCCAGCACCGACCTGCCGTTCTTCGAATTCGACAACGTAGTTGTTACACCGCACCTCGGCGCGTCCACGGATGAGGCCCAGGAAAAGGCGGGCGTGTCGGTGGCCAAGTCGGTTCGCCTTGCCCTTGCCGGCGAGCTCGTGCCCGATGCCGTGAACGTTGCCGGCGGGGTCATCGCTCCGGACGTACGTCCCGGCATCCCTCTGATCGAAAAGTTGGGCCGGATCTTCACTGCGCTCACCCACGCGTCCCTGACGCAGATCGACGTTGAAGTCGCCGGAGAAATTGCCGCCCTGGACGTCAAGGTACTCGAACTGGCCGCGCTGAAGGGCGTCTTCGCCGATGTCGTGACGGAGCAGGTCTCCTACGTCAACGCTCCCGTGATCGCCGAACAGCGCGGCATCAACACCCGGCTGATCACCACCCCGGACGCTGAGGACTACCGCAACGTCCTGACCATCCGTGGAGCGCTCAGCGATGGTTCGCAAATCTCGGTTGCCGGCACCCTCACGGGTCCCAAGCAGGTGGAGAAGCTGGTAGGCGTCAACGGGTATGACGTCGAAATTCCCATCAGCGAGCACCTGGTTGTTGTGGCCTACGCCGACCGTCCGGGCGTGATCGGCACCATCGGACACATCCTGGGCATGAACAACATCAACATCGGCGGGATGCAGGTGGCACGCCAGACCGAAGGCGGCCAGGTCCTGGCGCTCCTGACCATCGACAGCTCGGTTCCTCAGCAGGTACTGGAAGCCATCAAAGCCGGTATCGGCGCAGAGATGGTCCGTGAAGTGGACCTGGAGGACTAG
- the ilvC gene encoding ketol-acid reductoisomerase (identified by match to protein family HMM PF01450; match to protein family HMM PF07991; match to protein family HMM TIGR00465) encodes MSLAPSTAAPLSISTKNHSRGVTQVTEMFYDDDADLSIIQGRKVAIVGYGSQGHAHALNLRDSGVEVVIALKDGSKSTSKAEDAGFTVKNVADAAEWADVIMILAPDQHQRSIYNDSIKDKLTEGKALAFAHGFNIRFGYIEAPAGVDVILIAPKAPGHTVRREFEAGRGIPDIIAVEQDASGSAWDLAKSYAKAIGGTRAGVIKTTFTEETETDLFGEQAVLCGGVSQLVQYGFETLTEAGYQPQIAYFEVLHELKLIVDLMWEGGIAKQRWSVSDTAEYGDYVSGPRVITPEVKENMKAVLADIQNGAFAKRFIDDQDNGGTEFKELRAKAEQHPIEEVGRELRSLFSWQQQDADYVEGSAAR; translated from the coding sequence GTGAGCCTTGCGCCCAGTACCGCAGCACCACTATCAATATCTACGAAAAACCACTCAAGAGGAGTTACGCAAGTGACTGAAATGTTCTACGACGACGACGCAGACCTGTCGATCATCCAGGGCCGCAAGGTAGCCATCGTTGGCTACGGCTCCCAGGGCCACGCCCACGCACTCAACCTGCGCGATTCCGGCGTCGAGGTTGTTATCGCGCTGAAGGACGGCTCAAAGTCGACCTCCAAGGCAGAAGACGCAGGCTTCACTGTCAAGAACGTTGCAGACGCTGCCGAATGGGCAGACGTCATCATGATCCTGGCACCGGACCAGCACCAGCGCTCTATCTACAACGACTCCATCAAGGACAAGCTGACCGAGGGCAAGGCACTCGCCTTCGCACACGGCTTCAACATCCGCTTCGGCTACATCGAAGCTCCGGCCGGCGTTGACGTCATCCTGATCGCCCCGAAGGCTCCGGGCCACACTGTTCGCCGCGAGTTCGAAGCCGGCCGCGGTATCCCGGACATCATCGCTGTTGAGCAGGACGCATCCGGTTCCGCTTGGGACCTGGCGAAGTCCTACGCCAAGGCAATCGGCGGAACCCGCGCCGGCGTTATCAAGACCACCTTCACCGAAGAGACTGAGACCGACCTCTTCGGCGAGCAGGCTGTCCTTTGCGGCGGCGTTTCCCAGCTCGTCCAGTACGGCTTCGAAACCCTCACCGAGGCCGGCTACCAGCCGCAGATCGCCTACTTCGAGGTTCTCCACGAACTCAAGCTCATTGTTGACCTCATGTGGGAAGGCGGCATCGCCAAGCAGCGCTGGAGCGTTTCCGACACCGCAGAGTACGGCGACTACGTCTCCGGCCCGCGCGTCATCACCCCCGAGGTGAAGGAAAACATGAAGGCTGTCCTCGCGGACATCCAGAACGGTGCTTTCGCCAAGCGTTTCATCGACGATCAGGACAACGGCGGCACCGAGTTCAAGGAACTGCGTGCCAAGGCAGAGCAGCACCCGATCGAAGAGGTCGGCCGCGAACTTCGCTCCCTGTTCTCCTGGCAGCAGCAGGACGCTGACTACGTTGAAGGTTCTGCAGCCCGCTGA